Proteins encoded by one window of Pseudomonas sp. PSKL.D1:
- the bglX gene encoding beta-glucosidase BglX yields the protein MAGQHLKHIHMPSVLALLMGALLVAGATHYTKNLPANDKERYLDEVLSRMQLSEKVGQLRMLDARGALDSPAIQDLLDAVHRGEVGSILPAPGVDRATLRALQDEAMDSRLQIPLFFAGDVIHGHRTVFPIGLGLASSWDMQAIATSARTAAVEATADGLDMTFAPMVDISRDPRWGRVAEGFGEDPYLAGQAGATAVLGFQGPTVGAADSLMACVKHYAAYGAVEGGRDYNSTDMSPHKLLQYYLPPYRAALDAGAGAVMSAYTTLNGVPASANPWLLHEVLREQWQYRGLVISDYDSVQELIPHGYSATPAEAASAALQAGTQVSMSDRFFADALAGLVEQGVVPMRVLDDAVRQVLATKYDLGLFKAPYRRLGEAKDDPADPNAEQRLHRNEARDVARRSLVLLKNRDQLLPLPKRGTVAVIGPLADNRVDILGSWPANGQPAQAVSLYQGLKTALGNQGKVLYALGANISDDQAAFSLLADNKVDFDPRSPATLRAEALAVARQADVIIAALGEARGMAHEGASKTDLNLPSQQKALLKALKETGKPLVLVLMNGRPMTIEEESRQADAVLEAWFSGTEGGNAIADVLLGDYNPSGKLPVTFPRSVGQIPLYYNRLNTGRPFDPALHKAYRSRYFDIDDTPLYPFGFGLSYTQFSLSPPSLSTLRLQPGHTLQVEAQVQNTGGRAGETVVQLYIRDISGSVSRPIKELKGFQKVLLAPGEKRQITFDIEESTLSFYNQNLQWGAEPGAFDVMVGLDSEQVSTARFELMP from the coding sequence ATGGCCGGGCAGCACCTGAAGCACATCCACATGCCTTCGGTTTTGGCATTGCTGATGGGCGCCTTGCTGGTTGCGGGTGCCACGCACTATACGAAAAACTTGCCCGCCAATGACAAGGAGCGTTATCTGGATGAAGTGCTCAGCCGGATGCAACTGAGCGAGAAGGTGGGCCAGTTGCGCATGCTGGACGCGCGTGGCGCGCTGGACTCACCGGCCATTCAGGACCTGCTCGATGCCGTGCACCGCGGCGAAGTCGGTTCGATTCTCCCCGCCCCCGGCGTTGATCGCGCAACCTTGCGCGCGCTGCAGGATGAAGCCATGGACAGCCGCCTGCAGATCCCGCTGTTCTTTGCTGGCGATGTGATCCATGGCCATCGCACGGTATTCCCCATCGGCCTCGGCCTGGCCTCGAGTTGGGATATGCAGGCCATCGCCACCAGCGCCCGAACGGCGGCAGTAGAGGCAACCGCCGATGGCTTGGACATGACCTTCGCGCCGATGGTCGACATCAGCCGGGACCCGCGCTGGGGCCGCGTCGCCGAAGGATTTGGTGAAGACCCTTACCTGGCAGGCCAGGCCGGAGCGACGGCAGTTCTGGGATTCCAAGGGCCAACAGTGGGAGCGGCCGACAGCCTGATGGCCTGCGTCAAGCATTACGCCGCTTACGGCGCCGTCGAAGGCGGGCGTGACTACAACAGCACTGACATGAGCCCGCACAAATTACTGCAGTACTACCTGCCCCCTTACCGCGCCGCGCTTGACGCAGGTGCAGGCGCCGTAATGTCGGCCTACACCACCCTCAACGGCGTGCCTGCTTCTGCCAATCCATGGTTGCTGCATGAAGTGCTGCGCGAGCAATGGCAGTATCGCGGGTTGGTCATCAGTGACTACGATTCCGTTCAGGAACTGATCCCTCACGGTTACTCGGCAACCCCCGCCGAGGCTGCCAGTGCTGCGTTGCAAGCAGGTACACAAGTCAGCATGAGTGACCGTTTTTTTGCAGACGCACTGGCAGGGTTGGTGGAACAAGGCGTGGTGCCGATGCGTGTGCTGGACGATGCGGTGCGTCAGGTGCTTGCCACGAAGTATGACCTGGGCCTGTTCAAGGCCCCCTATCGCAGGCTCGGCGAGGCCAAGGACGACCCTGCCGACCCGAACGCTGAGCAACGCCTGCACCGTAACGAAGCCAGGGATGTCGCCAGGCGTTCGCTGGTGTTGCTGAAAAACCGTGATCAATTGCTGCCCTTGCCCAAGCGCGGCACAGTGGCCGTGATCGGGCCGCTGGCCGACAACCGGGTCGACATTCTTGGCAGTTGGCCAGCCAACGGCCAGCCCGCGCAAGCGGTCAGCCTGTACCAGGGCCTGAAAACCGCGCTGGGTAACCAGGGCAAGGTCCTTTACGCACTGGGGGCCAACATCAGTGACGATCAAGCCGCGTTCAGCCTGCTGGCAGACAACAAAGTCGACTTCGACCCACGTTCGCCTGCCACACTGCGTGCCGAAGCACTGGCCGTCGCACGGCAGGCCGATGTCATCATCGCGGCGCTGGGTGAAGCGCGTGGAATGGCCCATGAAGGCGCCAGCAAGACCGACCTGAACTTACCAAGCCAACAGAAGGCGTTGCTCAAGGCCCTGAAAGAAACCGGCAAACCTCTGGTGCTGGTGCTGATGAACGGCCGCCCGATGACCATTGAGGAAGAAAGCCGACAGGCAGATGCCGTGCTGGAAGCCTGGTTCAGTGGTACCGAAGGTGGCAACGCCATCGCCGATGTGCTGCTGGGCGACTACAACCCATCGGGCAAACTGCCCGTCACGTTCCCACGCAGCGTTGGCCAGATTCCGCTGTACTACAACCGCTTGAACACGGGCCGCCCTTTCGACCCGGCGCTTCACAAAGCCTACCGCTCCCGCTACTTCGACATCGACGACACCCCGCTCTACCCCTTCGGCTTCGGCTTGAGCTACACGCAATTCAGCCTTTCACCGCCAAGCCTTTCAACCCTGCGCTTGCAGCCTGGGCACACGCTGCAAGTCGAGGCGCAAGTGCAGAACACTGGAGGCCGCGCAGGCGAAACGGTGGTGCAGTTGTATATCCGCGACATCAGCGGTTCGGTGAGCCGCCCCATCAAGGAACTCAAAGGCTTTCAGAAAGTGCTGCTGGCCCCCGGGGAAAAGCGCCAGATCACCTTCGACATTGAGGAATCCACGCTGTCCTTCTACAACCAGAACCTGCAGTGGGGCGCCGAACCCGGCGCTTTTGATGTGATGGTCGGCCTGGACAGCGAACAGGTCAGTACCGCGCGCTTCGAGCTTATGCCCTGA